One region of Ahniella affigens genomic DNA includes:
- a CDS encoding ExbD/TolR family protein: protein MRFLRPAPRSTAMADINVTPLIDVMLCLLVVFLIAAPALASRIPLDVPGRSPDTQDELVEPLKIRVLASGQITIGQQVMAATDAEPALLVQWREAPKRGLALAVEPDASFDTLAQVLGSARNVGFRKIGFVGANDQATAR from the coding sequence ATGCGTTTCTTGCGACCTGCCCCCCGTTCCACCGCCATGGCGGACATCAACGTCACGCCGCTGATTGACGTCATGTTGTGTCTGCTCGTGGTGTTCTTGATTGCCGCGCCGGCGCTCGCGAGCCGTATACCGCTTGATGTGCCGGGACGGTCTCCCGACACTCAGGATGAGCTGGTCGAACCGCTGAAGATTCGCGTATTGGCCAGCGGCCAGATCACGATCGGTCAGCAAGTGATGGCCGCTACTGATGCGGAACCAGCGCTGCTCGTTCAGTGGCGCGAAGCCCCGAAGCGTGGGCTCGCTCTGGCGGTCGAGCCTGATGCATCGTTCGACACGTTGGCCCAGGTGCTGGGTAGCGCCCGCAATGTGGGATTCCGGAAAATCGGTTTTGTTGGCGCGAATGACCAGGCGACGGCCCGCTAG
- a CDS encoding trypsin-like serine peptidase gives MAAFVMLLPAGSSLAVADDSAPVLEAGSTGIVMPALDMAKAISEDALADSKGNPGGWRYALPFGVQVSPRTHGKWMRLPTGQMQWQYRVQAASAVHVNFGFTTYWLPEGAELRIEATDGTEKIRPFTAADNESHRQLWTPPIATQDVTLTLTAPPDRYQQVELVLSRINQGYRGFNFPGKVCKSGNCNTDVACLATEDTWNRERRAVAAIGTNGERFCTGSLVNNTANDRRMLLATATHCNINSGNAASVIAYWNFESATCRRPGSAASGQVNVGPTSNFLTGSRFLVSSPAFNNSIGPAGNKSDWTLIELDDPPNPGSNLFWAGWDRSGTTPTCAVPAVASSTTGLCASIHHPNGDEKRITFSEQNMATSDIGNARNVHWQVQWDSTPPVLPNIVGSGALPPSVTEPGSSGSPLYNANHRLVGVLSGGASFCGAPTSQLNDQYGKLSHAWDYLDTTTTRLRDYLDPTNSGAITLNGIDSGPGCVPMTANLSVTPTSPNVDESTRLNLSISGGTAPYTVAWDVDDDGTIDRVATAIGGTTSLAPHYVRATSTTIKATIRDSQACSTEVSRAINVAGPDIVATAGVPTQLCGDNDAALEPGERWAVPVNLQNSGGNDVDNGVFVFVPGDTGTGDSSELAQTADAFGYTRADNTGPLCRFQAIDMSAQPALSPVAATDTISPFDDGAVSNLSLGPNPFNYYGQNFTQLQMSTNGYLSTSQNDGGGSYANTCGFFPTGADNGYLQALQDDLVVQTGGAMRHAYFANCPRQADAGSAAQGCTVFEWRNVGQYVSSNSTPEGNAVFQAILYDQSFEIVYQYLTPSSDLGESATIGIQNTSASVRNLYSCGNPAATANRAVCFFHPTRQPNTTNLRIDGRPYATVTSLNSGNTLSAGIPFQVSSTAACGAPLKISYLGMADDTAFSARSNTILNTVVGNGGTCNVSNCPLTTTPKALPRSGLYQNLNRLGSGTAAFNIPRDGNPTQFASVWYTAKADRSPYWYTQGGNWNDLNTQVETDITETKQTGTNPFTVSRTRAGNGWVTYVDDSAEYVYFWNLNGTLVGEKQLRFVDETGFSGDSNRSGGWFNPTESGWGATVTDFRSGSSSIRGILAFLFDAAGEPRWMTGSTTNLAANAQVPATTAFTHCPVCPNFDDFSSTTVSTGTMQMNFTNSTNATFNSSLNFPGSIGGSWNRTNTPMILITPPF, from the coding sequence GTGGCTGCTTTCGTCATGCTGCTGCCGGCTGGCAGCAGCCTGGCCGTGGCCGACGATAGCGCTCCCGTTCTGGAAGCCGGCAGCACGGGCATCGTGATGCCTGCGTTGGACATGGCCAAAGCAATTAGCGAAGACGCCTTGGCAGATAGCAAAGGCAACCCGGGTGGTTGGCGGTACGCCCTGCCTTTCGGCGTCCAGGTCAGTCCAAGAACGCATGGCAAGTGGATGCGCCTGCCCACCGGCCAGATGCAATGGCAGTATCGGGTGCAGGCCGCATCGGCGGTACATGTCAACTTCGGGTTCACCACCTACTGGCTGCCCGAAGGCGCCGAGCTTCGCATTGAAGCGACCGATGGCACCGAAAAAATTCGACCGTTTACAGCCGCCGACAACGAATCGCACCGACAACTCTGGACCCCTCCGATTGCGACGCAGGATGTCACGCTGACTTTGACCGCACCGCCCGACCGCTATCAGCAGGTCGAATTGGTATTGAGCCGGATCAACCAGGGTTATCGAGGCTTCAACTTCCCTGGCAAAGTGTGCAAGTCGGGAAATTGCAACACCGACGTTGCCTGTCTGGCCACCGAGGATACCTGGAATCGAGAGCGCCGCGCCGTGGCTGCAATTGGCACGAACGGAGAGCGCTTTTGCACGGGCTCGTTGGTCAACAACACTGCAAACGATCGGCGCATGTTGTTGGCTACCGCGACACATTGCAATATCAATTCGGGCAATGCGGCGTCGGTGATTGCATACTGGAACTTCGAGTCGGCCACTTGTCGCCGCCCGGGCTCAGCAGCCAGTGGCCAGGTCAATGTCGGCCCGACCAGCAACTTCCTCACTGGCTCGCGGTTCCTCGTGTCGTCGCCAGCGTTCAACAACAGCATTGGCCCAGCCGGCAACAAGAGCGACTGGACCCTGATTGAACTGGACGATCCACCGAATCCTGGCTCGAACCTGTTCTGGGCTGGCTGGGATCGGAGTGGCACCACCCCGACTTGCGCGGTGCCTGCCGTCGCAAGTTCGACTACCGGATTGTGCGCCTCCATCCATCACCCAAATGGCGATGAGAAACGCATCACTTTTAGTGAACAGAACATGGCGACATCTGACATCGGCAATGCTCGAAATGTGCATTGGCAGGTGCAATGGGACAGCACGCCACCCGTGCTCCCGAATATCGTTGGTTCGGGCGCCCTGCCGCCCAGCGTGACCGAACCCGGCTCATCAGGATCGCCTCTCTACAATGCCAATCATCGCCTGGTTGGGGTGCTTTCGGGCGGCGCGTCGTTCTGTGGGGCACCAACCTCGCAGTTGAATGATCAATACGGAAAACTCTCGCATGCTTGGGATTACCTGGACACAACGACCACCCGGCTTCGGGATTATCTTGATCCCACCAACTCTGGCGCTATAACGCTCAACGGCATTGACTCGGGTCCAGGCTGCGTTCCGATGACGGCCAATCTCAGTGTAACGCCGACCAGCCCCAATGTTGACGAGTCAACGCGCCTCAACCTGTCCATATCCGGTGGCACTGCCCCCTATACGGTGGCGTGGGATGTCGATGACGATGGCACGATCGACCGAGTCGCGACTGCAATTGGCGGCACAACGTCGTTGGCGCCACATTACGTGCGCGCAACCTCAACCACGATCAAGGCGACGATTCGAGACAGCCAGGCCTGCAGCACCGAAGTCAGCCGTGCCATCAACGTTGCCGGCCCCGATATCGTGGCGACGGCTGGTGTCCCGACACAACTCTGCGGCGACAATGATGCGGCACTCGAACCAGGCGAGCGCTGGGCGGTACCGGTCAATCTCCAGAACAGCGGCGGCAACGATGTGGACAACGGCGTGTTCGTGTTTGTGCCGGGTGACACCGGTACCGGCGACAGCTCGGAGCTTGCACAGACCGCAGACGCGTTTGGCTACACCCGTGCCGACAACACCGGGCCGCTTTGTCGATTCCAGGCCATAGACATGAGCGCGCAACCAGCGCTGAGCCCGGTCGCGGCAACCGACACCATCAGCCCATTCGACGATGGCGCAGTGTCGAACCTGAGTTTGGGGCCAAATCCATTCAACTACTATGGCCAGAATTTCACGCAGTTACAGATGTCCACGAACGGTTACTTGAGCACGTCGCAGAACGACGGCGGCGGATCGTATGCGAATACCTGTGGATTTTTCCCAACGGGTGCCGACAACGGCTATCTGCAGGCACTGCAAGACGACCTGGTCGTGCAAACCGGCGGAGCAATGCGGCATGCTTATTTTGCCAATTGCCCTCGTCAAGCCGATGCTGGCAGCGCCGCGCAAGGCTGCACGGTTTTCGAGTGGCGAAACGTCGGACAATATGTCAGCAGCAACAGTACCCCAGAAGGCAATGCGGTCTTTCAAGCCATTTTGTACGACCAAAGTTTCGAAATTGTCTATCAGTACTTGACCCCGTCGAGCGATTTGGGCGAATCGGCCACGATCGGCATTCAAAACACCTCGGCATCGGTCCGAAATCTATACTCATGCGGCAACCCAGCGGCCACCGCCAACCGGGCCGTATGCTTTTTCCATCCTACCCGGCAGCCAAATACAACAAACCTGCGAATCGACGGCCGACCGTATGCAACTGTCACCAGCCTGAACTCCGGCAATACGCTCTCAGCAGGCATTCCGTTCCAGGTGTCGAGCACGGCGGCCTGTGGGGCGCCTTTGAAAATCAGCTATCTGGGCATGGCTGACGACACCGCGTTTTCCGCTCGTTCCAATACCATTCTGAACACGGTGGTCGGCAATGGTGGGACGTGCAATGTCAGCAATTGCCCGCTCACGACCACGCCGAAAGCGCTGCCAAGATCGGGCTTGTATCAAAACCTCAATCGTCTGGGCAGCGGCACCGCGGCGTTCAATATTCCACGCGATGGCAATCCCACGCAATTTGCGTCGGTGTGGTACACCGCAAAGGCCGACCGCTCGCCTTACTGGTACACCCAAGGCGGCAATTGGAACGACTTGAACACCCAGGTCGAGACCGATATCACCGAGACCAAACAGACCGGCACCAACCCGTTTACGGTTTCCCGAACCAGGGCCGGCAATGGCTGGGTGACCTACGTGGATGACAGCGCGGAGTACGTCTACTTCTGGAACTTGAACGGCACGCTGGTTGGTGAGAAGCAGCTCCGGTTTGTCGACGAAACCGGATTCAGTGGTGACAGCAACCGCAGCGGCGGTTGGTTCAACCCAACCGAGAGCGGCTGGGGCGCGACCGTGACCGACTTCCGCTCCGGCTCAAGCTCCATACGAGGCATATTGGCGTTCCTGTTTGATGCAGCCGGCGAACCGCGCTGGATGACGGGCTCGACGACCAATCTGGCTGCCAATGCCCAAGTGCCGGCGACCACGGCGTTTACCCATTGCCCGGTGTGCCCAAACTTCGACGACTTTTCCAGCACCACCGTCAGTACGGGCACCATGCAGATGAACTTCACCAACAGCACGAACGCAACGTTCAACAGTAGCCTGAACTTCCCGGGCAGCATTGGTGGCAGTTGGAATCGTACGAACACGCCAATGATTTTGATTACCCCGCCGTTCTAA
- a CDS encoding S8 family serine peptidase translates to MIRKALWQLLPLVVITAATAGEVDQPVTKSDPSPIGYIVTLREPSVLAFRSRSQLADLGKSSGYQPTAPKDQTAPDFRQANVVAYRQYLAQQQQRVLGELGVRSAKSLRMTARWDVVGNGFAIKADASDVAVIRSHPDVLRVTPAYRKRPLSFAAPQTTGADSLWFGAVAGALPTRGEGILIGIGDTGITASHPAFAALAADGFQHPSPPSGYLGACASPVGAQRCNNKLIGIYDFAPEAGAEGANAGADLSGHGTQVASLAAGNPVSFTVAAPTLQLPMNFSGMAPRAQIISYKMIPNDTGITVPGADVASINQAVLDGVDVYNMSYISDFVESPWTSEEGLALLQARAAGMIAIAGAGNGGRGGEIDRVPGNAPWVLAVAANRHNGAFVTRLENLRGPGINGSLTLTGQAIAAAAADAPLVHGKDVLTGFPSCGQGTSESVPTGASNPFPPGSLAGKIVVCEEDFYRAVEMSFNAKLGGAVGIVLLNGPYLGRNFLTPAVGMHLPAVHLNIVDGNRLRDALQTALTAGTPLRAAISATEIGPSGVVGLLADYSSRGPVGPYKGVLKPNVGAPGPLTYAASETGVGYSEFSGTSAASPVVTGAAALLLGAHPDWSPDQVRSALELSAAHGLDNSLGPAPTVAGPLDDGSGMINLAGAAQVGLYFPEQHTDFLAANPDAGGNPESLNLPSIYSDRCLSGCRFTRQVKANTAGAWRFEASIDARAQIQVSPATATLAVGESADLVLQVTIPNRLPTGTQLLGEVRLVRTAGGGDQVLKLPVMIESGIGAVAPKLDLGAQPTVGRQVVALPRLAEIDQVRVLGWPLRSFAGQTIRLSNRQESRVNLPEPTAAVGRPGTKGKILIEVSSATAPDVDLYVFEDTDGDGLNDKRLCTSVSFGSDERCEIDSTWAGTNRYQYVVFSFEGSALGDDVNVRLYNEVQTGSLDLVTESMAGRTAYGDRLPLAFGWNLSAVPAGARAVSYVSLADATSEFGTIQIDLTRSNDALPALVLNARSDSEIINLQPGQAHERMVVDIPPNQSALVIRTASAPGTNGGNVDLYVSKFEGALSGPDVAPAPPRDAQPFRSLSATNTEVVGLEGAQLTAGRYYVTPVNAGTTPASFTLSVSSEFQGTTVQPKANGYFNPARSGHGVFLATTPQVWALAWYTFDEAGKPIWYTAQGAAASSNDGVWSAPLYRSTWNGVRDLPQMVGEVIVTFTGQGSFTYSWKLDGQYGSEPFVAIGNPQCANGNLSVGGGWLRPDQTGWGSYFLNFAGNFEAEAIYVYDSVGLPRWVIGDGTFATSLQKTLYQVHGFCPNCAFTPTSRLEVGTASRTLNSASAGQFSSEFTLTNGLTGTWSQSNVNWVKLTPDLSCQ, encoded by the coding sequence ATGATTCGTAAGGCCCTTTGGCAGCTGCTGCCGCTCGTTGTGATCACCGCGGCAACAGCGGGCGAGGTTGATCAGCCAGTGACGAAGTCGGACCCGTCACCGATTGGCTACATCGTGACGTTGCGCGAGCCATCGGTCCTGGCGTTTCGCAGTCGATCGCAATTGGCGGACCTTGGGAAGTCGTCGGGGTATCAACCGACCGCACCGAAAGACCAGACCGCTCCGGATTTTCGCCAGGCGAACGTCGTGGCCTATCGGCAATATCTCGCCCAACAGCAGCAGCGCGTGTTGGGCGAGCTTGGCGTGCGGTCGGCCAAATCGCTGCGCATGACTGCCCGTTGGGACGTCGTGGGTAATGGTTTCGCGATCAAGGCGGATGCCAGCGACGTTGCGGTGATCCGGAGTCATCCGGATGTGCTGCGCGTCACGCCCGCGTATCGCAAACGGCCACTGTCGTTTGCAGCACCGCAAACGACCGGTGCTGACAGCCTTTGGTTCGGCGCGGTAGCCGGCGCGCTGCCGACCCGCGGCGAAGGCATTCTGATCGGGATCGGCGATACGGGAATCACGGCCAGTCATCCTGCTTTTGCTGCATTAGCGGCGGATGGCTTTCAGCATCCAAGCCCGCCATCAGGTTATCTCGGAGCCTGTGCCAGTCCGGTAGGCGCTCAGCGTTGCAACAACAAACTCATCGGGATTTATGACTTCGCGCCCGAGGCTGGCGCCGAAGGTGCGAATGCGGGCGCTGATCTGTCCGGACACGGCACGCAGGTTGCCAGTCTGGCTGCCGGCAACCCGGTGTCGTTTACCGTGGCGGCGCCCACTCTTCAACTGCCCATGAATTTTAGTGGCATGGCGCCGCGGGCGCAGATCATCTCGTACAAGATGATTCCAAATGATACGGGTATCACAGTACCAGGTGCGGATGTGGCGTCGATTAATCAAGCCGTGCTCGACGGGGTTGATGTGTACAACATGTCGTACATTTCCGATTTCGTCGAATCGCCTTGGACGAGCGAGGAGGGGCTGGCGTTGCTACAAGCGCGTGCGGCCGGAATGATTGCGATTGCAGGTGCTGGCAATGGCGGGCGTGGCGGCGAAATCGATCGTGTGCCGGGTAATGCGCCATGGGTCCTGGCAGTCGCCGCCAATCGCCACAATGGCGCATTCGTCACGCGCCTTGAGAACCTGCGGGGGCCCGGTATTAACGGCAGTCTGACGCTCACGGGGCAGGCCATCGCGGCCGCAGCAGCCGACGCGCCACTGGTCCATGGAAAAGACGTTCTGACCGGATTCCCGTCTTGTGGTCAGGGTACGTCGGAATCGGTGCCAACCGGTGCATCCAATCCATTTCCACCCGGGAGTCTGGCCGGGAAGATCGTTGTATGTGAAGAAGACTTCTATCGCGCTGTCGAGATGAGTTTCAACGCCAAGCTCGGTGGTGCGGTCGGTATTGTCTTGTTGAACGGCCCCTATTTGGGACGAAATTTCCTGACGCCGGCAGTTGGCATGCACTTGCCCGCCGTGCATCTTAATATTGTGGACGGCAATCGACTCCGGGACGCCCTGCAAACCGCACTCACCGCCGGTACGCCGCTGCGGGCGGCGATTTCGGCGACCGAGATCGGCCCATCTGGCGTCGTTGGGTTGCTAGCCGATTACAGCTCGCGTGGGCCGGTCGGGCCTTACAAGGGCGTGTTGAAACCCAATGTCGGTGCCCCCGGACCGCTGACGTACGCTGCTTCGGAAACCGGGGTGGGCTACAGCGAATTCAGCGGCACGTCGGCGGCGTCCCCGGTCGTTACCGGTGCGGCAGCGCTGTTGTTGGGCGCACATCCAGATTGGTCACCCGATCAGGTGCGCTCCGCGCTCGAGCTTAGTGCCGCACACGGTTTGGATAACTCACTTGGTCCCGCACCGACCGTCGCTGGGCCACTTGACGATGGCTCAGGCATGATCAATCTGGCTGGCGCAGCGCAAGTTGGGCTCTATTTCCCGGAACAACACACCGATTTTCTGGCGGCCAACCCGGATGCGGGCGGTAACCCAGAATCACTGAATCTGCCATCCATCTACTCGGATCGCTGCTTGAGTGGCTGTCGGTTCACCCGTCAGGTCAAGGCCAATACGGCCGGCGCCTGGCGATTCGAAGCGAGCATCGACGCGCGTGCGCAGATCCAAGTGTCTCCGGCAACCGCTACGTTGGCGGTCGGCGAGTCCGCCGACCTAGTGCTGCAGGTCACCATCCCGAATCGCCTGCCGACTGGAACGCAATTGCTCGGCGAGGTTCGCCTGGTTCGCACTGCCGGCGGCGGCGACCAAGTTCTGAAGTTGCCGGTGATGATCGAATCTGGCATCGGTGCGGTTGCGCCAAAACTGGACTTAGGCGCTCAGCCGACTGTGGGCCGACAAGTGGTCGCACTGCCGCGGCTTGCCGAAATTGACCAAGTTCGCGTGCTCGGATGGCCGTTGCGCAGTTTCGCTGGCCAAACGATTCGCCTCAGCAATCGTCAGGAATCGCGTGTGAACTTGCCGGAACCGACCGCTGCAGTTGGTCGTCCCGGCACCAAGGGCAAGATCCTGATAGAAGTCAGCTCCGCGACGGCGCCGGATGTTGACTTATATGTCTTTGAGGATACCGATGGCGACGGGCTCAATGACAAACGGTTGTGCACGAGTGTCAGCTTTGGATCAGACGAGCGCTGCGAGATCGATAGCACCTGGGCCGGAACCAACCGCTATCAGTATGTCGTGTTTTCCTTTGAAGGCTCGGCGCTAGGCGACGACGTAAATGTGCGACTCTACAACGAGGTGCAAACTGGCAGCTTGGATTTGGTCACCGAATCGATGGCCGGTCGGACCGCTTATGGCGATAGGCTGCCGCTCGCATTCGGGTGGAATCTGAGCGCTGTGCCGGCTGGCGCGCGAGCAGTAAGCTATGTGTCGCTGGCCGATGCCACCAGCGAATTTGGAACGATCCAGATCGATTTGACGCGATCGAACGATGCTTTGCCGGCACTGGTACTCAATGCGCGCAGCGACAGCGAGATAATCAATCTTCAGCCAGGCCAGGCGCATGAACGCATGGTCGTGGACATTCCGCCAAACCAGAGTGCCCTAGTCATTCGCACGGCGAGCGCACCCGGCACGAACGGTGGCAATGTCGATCTCTATGTGTCGAAATTTGAAGGCGCACTGTCTGGCCCCGATGTTGCCCCGGCACCACCGAGAGACGCGCAACCCTTCCGGTCGCTGTCGGCAACGAACACTGAGGTCGTTGGCTTGGAAGGCGCCCAGCTCACGGCCGGCCGCTACTATGTGACGCCAGTCAATGCCGGTACAACGCCAGCGTCATTCACACTCTCGGTTTCCAGCGAGTTCCAGGGCACCACGGTTCAGCCGAAAGCGAATGGCTATTTCAATCCGGCGCGCAGTGGCCACGGTGTGTTCCTGGCGACTACACCGCAAGTGTGGGCGCTGGCTTGGTATACCTTTGACGAAGCCGGCAAACCAATCTGGTACACCGCTCAAGGTGCTGCCGCCAGCAGCAATGATGGTGTGTGGTCGGCGCCTCTGTACCGTTCAACCTGGAACGGTGTCCGAGACCTGCCGCAAATGGTGGGCGAGGTCATTGTGACGTTCACCGGACAAGGCTCTTTCACCTATAGCTGGAAGCTCGACGGGCAATACGGCAGCGAGCCATTTGTCGCGATTGGCAATCCGCAATGCGCAAACGGGAATTTGTCGGTCGGTGGTGGTTGGCTGCGCCCGGATCAGACCGGTTGGGGGAGCTACTTTCTGAACTTTGCGGGCAATTTCGAAGCCGAGGCGATCTACGTTTATGACAGCGTTGGTTTGCCGCGCTGGGTGATCGGCGATGGCACGTTTGCGACGAGCCTGCAGAAGACCCTCTATCAAGTGCACGGCTTTTGTCCGAACTGTGCGTTTACGCCGACGAGTCGCCTGGAGGTAGGCACTGCCAGCCGAACGCTGAACTCGGCCTCAGCTGGGCAGTTCAGCAGTGAGTTCACCTTGACGAATGGCTTGACTGGCACGTGGTCACAATCGAATGTGAACTGGGTCAAGCTGACGCCTGATCTCAGTTGTCAGTAA